From Lolium perenne isolate Kyuss_39 chromosome 5, Kyuss_2.0, whole genome shotgun sequence, a single genomic window includes:
- the LOC127301989 gene encoding retrovirus-related Pol polyprotein from transposon TNT 1-94 isoform X1, with amino-acid sequence MLILGKDLKTRRNLGTGIEHDGLYYLTNDPSPSPYALSMMNSLATDELLLMHYRLGHLSFQALSRMFPSQAKNSRKDKLLCDVCELAKHTRTNYPSTNDRSKIPFDVVHSDVWGPSVVTALTGDRYYVTFIDGFSRCTWLYLLKHKSEVLPAFKDFFNMVRNQYGMNVKILRSDNGTEYVNGEFSNFLSTYGIIHQTTCVSTAEQNGVAERKNRHLLEVARALMFMMNVPKFLWGEAVKTAAYLINRMPSRVLGHKTPIECLHGSNSFIVPPKIFGCTCFVHDYRSSAGKLDPRAVKCIFVGYSPTKKGYRCWSPAERKFFVSMDVTFHEKEPFYPLKENYRDTCSKGENLIKENNDGGTVMVPIGDIIRSTGETEGEKIMNTNEEGDNELIPEVYENISGQEEMETYDGEGVPQDVNEGVVNRLQVLEETPTSEEIAHDEGATEGDDSQGIEKVKQHLKNEFEVKDLGEMRYFLGIEVSRSPRGIYLSQRKYVLDLLSETGMSGCRAALTPIEQNHRLTSESGEPVDREQYQRLVGRLIYLSHTRPDIAFAVSVVSQFMHNPKTHHMDAVYRIIRYLKGCPGQGLLYKSSGNLQIECYTDADWAGSLDDRRSTSGYCTFVGGNIVTWRSKKQNVVARSTAEAEFRAMAHGVCEVLWLKIMLMELGLFQVKPMMVYCDNKAALDIAHNPVQHDRTKHIEIDRHFIKEKLDRGIICMPYVNSSNQIADIPTKGLAEKVFSRLCSKMGLYNVFAPS; translated from the exons ATGCTCATTCTGGGAAAG GATCTGAAGACAAGAAGAAATCTTGGGACTGGAATTGAGCACGACGGCCTCTACTACCTTACCAATGATCCGTCTCCATCTCCATATGCGCTCAGTATGATGAATAGTTTGGCTACGGATGAATTGCTACTAATGCATTATAGACTAGGGCATTTGTCGTTCCAAGCCCTTAGTCGTATGTTTCCATCTCAAGCTAAAAATTCTCGTAAGGACAAGCTTTTGTGTGATGTGTGTGAACTGGCTAAACACACCAGAACCAATTATCCTAGCACtaatgatagaagtaagataccTTTTGATGTGGTGCATTCGGATGTATGGGGTCCATCAGTTGTAACTGCCCTCACAGGGGATAGATATTATGTGACATTCATCGATGGTTTTAGTAGGTGCACATGGTTGTACCTCCTAAAGCATAAGTCTGAAGTTCTGCCTGCATTCAAAGATTTTTTTAATATGGTGCGTAACCAGTATGGCATGAATGTGAAAATATTACGCTCCGATAATGGTACTGAATATGTCAATGGTGAATTTAGTAACTTCTTGTCTACTTAtggtattatacatcaaaccacaTGTGTGAGTACGGCAGAACAAAATGGGGTAGCCGAGAGAAAGAATAGACATTTACTGGAAGTTGCTCGGGCTctcatgtttatgatgaatgtgccAAAATTTCTTTGGGGTGAAGCAGTTAAAACTGCTGCTTATCTAATAAACCGTATGCCTTCTAGAGTTCTGGGGCATAAGACTCCAATTGAATGTTTGCATGGTTCTAACTCATTTATTGTGCCACCAAAAATATTTGGATGTACCTGTTTTGTTCATGATTACAGGAGTTCAGCGGGAAAACTTGATCCAAGAGCCGTCAAATGTATCTTTGTGGGCTATTCTCCCACAAAAAAGGGGTATCGGTGCTGGTCTCCTGCGGAAAGGAAATTCTTTGTGAGTATGGACGTTACCTTTCATGAAAAAGAACCATTCTATCCCTTAAAAGAAAACTACAGGGATACATGTAGCAAGGGGGAGAATCTCATAAAAGAGAACAATGACGGGGGCACTGTAATGGTACCTATTGGGGATATTATACGCTCAACCGGTGAAACAGAGGGCGAGAAAATTATGAATACAAATGAAGAAGGTGATAATGAATTAATACCCGAAGTGTATGAAAATATTTCAGGTCAAGAGGAGATGGAAACATATGATGGAGAAGGTGTACCTCAAGATGTTAATGAAGGAGTTGTTAACCgactacaagtactagaggagacACCAACAAGTGAAGAAATCGCCCATGATGAGGGTGCTACTGAAG GAGATGATAGTCAAGGTATTGAAAAAGTGAAGCAACATTTGAAGAATGAGTTTGAAGTCAAGGATCTAGGAGAAATGAGGTACTTCCTTGGAATTGAAGTCTCGCGAAGCCCAAGAGGTATCTATTTATCTCAAAGAAAATATGTGCTAGATCTTTTGTCAGAAACTGGTATGTCTGGGTGTCGTGCGGCATTAACACCAATTGAACAAAACCATAGATTGACTAGTGAGTCAGGGGAACCTGTCGACCGAGAGCAATATCAGAGACTTGTTGGTCGTTTGATCTATTTATCACATACTCGTCCTGATATAGCTTTTGCCGTAAGTGTGGTGAGCCAGTTTATGCACAATCCTAAAACTCACCACATGGATGCAGTATATCGAATCATTCGGTATTTAAAGGGGTGTCCAGGTCAAGGTTTATTGTATAAGTCAAGTGGCAACTTGCAAATAGAATGTTATACTGATGCGGATTGGGCTGGTTCATTAGATGATAGAAGGTCTACATCGGGATATTGTACGTTTGTTGGAGGAAACATAGTTACTTGGCGTAGTAAGAAACAAAATGTTGTTGCAAGGTCTACTGCAGAAGCGGAATTTAGAGCTATGGCTCATGGAGTATGTGAAGTcttatggctaaaaattatgctgATGGAGTTGGGTCTATTTCAGGTAAAACCAATGATGGTGTACTGTGATAATAAGGCTGCACTAGATATAGCacataacccggttcaacatgaTAGAACAAAGCACATAGAAATTGACCGGCATTTCATCAAAGAAAAACTTGACCGAGGAATAATATGTATGCCTTATGTGAACTCTTCAAACCAAATAGCTGATATTCCAACCAAAGGTCTAGCTGAAAAAGTGTTTTCTAGATTATGTAGCAAGATGGGGTTATATAATGTGTTTGccccatcttga
- the LOC127301989 gene encoding retrovirus-related Pol polyprotein from transposon TNT 1-94 isoform X2: MLILGKDLKTRRNLGTGIEHDGLYYLTNDPSPSPYALSMMNSLATDELLLMHYRLGHLSFQALSRMFPSQAKNSRKDKLLCDVCELAKHTRTNYPSTNDRSKIPFDVVHSDVWGPSVVTALTGDRYYVTFIDGFSRCTWLYLLKHKSEVLPAFKDFFNMVRNQYGMNVKILRSDNGTEYVNGEFSNFLSTYGIIHQTTCVSTAEQNGVAERKNRHLLEVARALMFMMNVPKFLWGEAVKTAAYLINRMPSRVLGHKTPIECLHGSNSFIVPPKIFGCTCFVHDYRSSAGKLDPRAVKCIFVGYSPTKKGYRCWSPAERKFFVSMDVTFHEKEPFYPLKENYRDTCSKGENLIKENNDGGTVMVPIGDIIRSTGETEGEKIMNTNEEGDNELIPEVYENISGQEEMETYDGEGVPQDVNEGVVNRLQVLEETPTSEEIAHDEGATEGDDSQGIEKVKQHLKNEFEVKDLGEMRYFLGIEVSRSPRGKTNDGVL, encoded by the exons ATGCTCATTCTGGGAAAG GATCTGAAGACAAGAAGAAATCTTGGGACTGGAATTGAGCACGACGGCCTCTACTACCTTACCAATGATCCGTCTCCATCTCCATATGCGCTCAGTATGATGAATAGTTTGGCTACGGATGAATTGCTACTAATGCATTATAGACTAGGGCATTTGTCGTTCCAAGCCCTTAGTCGTATGTTTCCATCTCAAGCTAAAAATTCTCGTAAGGACAAGCTTTTGTGTGATGTGTGTGAACTGGCTAAACACACCAGAACCAATTATCCTAGCACtaatgatagaagtaagataccTTTTGATGTGGTGCATTCGGATGTATGGGGTCCATCAGTTGTAACTGCCCTCACAGGGGATAGATATTATGTGACATTCATCGATGGTTTTAGTAGGTGCACATGGTTGTACCTCCTAAAGCATAAGTCTGAAGTTCTGCCTGCATTCAAAGATTTTTTTAATATGGTGCGTAACCAGTATGGCATGAATGTGAAAATATTACGCTCCGATAATGGTACTGAATATGTCAATGGTGAATTTAGTAACTTCTTGTCTACTTAtggtattatacatcaaaccacaTGTGTGAGTACGGCAGAACAAAATGGGGTAGCCGAGAGAAAGAATAGACATTTACTGGAAGTTGCTCGGGCTctcatgtttatgatgaatgtgccAAAATTTCTTTGGGGTGAAGCAGTTAAAACTGCTGCTTATCTAATAAACCGTATGCCTTCTAGAGTTCTGGGGCATAAGACTCCAATTGAATGTTTGCATGGTTCTAACTCATTTATTGTGCCACCAAAAATATTTGGATGTACCTGTTTTGTTCATGATTACAGGAGTTCAGCGGGAAAACTTGATCCAAGAGCCGTCAAATGTATCTTTGTGGGCTATTCTCCCACAAAAAAGGGGTATCGGTGCTGGTCTCCTGCGGAAAGGAAATTCTTTGTGAGTATGGACGTTACCTTTCATGAAAAAGAACCATTCTATCCCTTAAAAGAAAACTACAGGGATACATGTAGCAAGGGGGAGAATCTCATAAAAGAGAACAATGACGGGGGCACTGTAATGGTACCTATTGGGGATATTATACGCTCAACCGGTGAAACAGAGGGCGAGAAAATTATGAATACAAATGAAGAAGGTGATAATGAATTAATACCCGAAGTGTATGAAAATATTTCAGGTCAAGAGGAGATGGAAACATATGATGGAGAAGGTGTACCTCAAGATGTTAATGAAGGAGTTGTTAACCgactacaagtactagaggagacACCAACAAGTGAAGAAATCGCCCATGATGAGGGTGCTACTGAAG GAGATGATAGTCAAGGTATTGAAAAAGTGAAGCAACATTTGAAGAATGAGTTTGAAGTCAAGGATCTAGGAGAAATGAGGTACTTCCTTGGAATTGAAGTCTCGCGAAGCCCAAGAG GTAAAACCAATGATGGTGTACTGTGA
- the LOC127301989 gene encoding uncharacterized protein isoform X3, with translation MGEPNKESGVEKLVESMQRMMTQLLEQAQTKTISGSDVLKNLEPNPVRLTGPGDFFSWSRNALLILEAHGLEKFLREDEKRPGEVPQDQWDQQQKRVMVWLLGSMEKTVREQVEGLQSAAEVWASIEKQFSGKSNKMQVSRIFHELRHIKQEQKTVTEYAGEIKKLYRDLEYFRPFKAHDPRDVSLLREWFEPLLVQTFLDGLNSEFNLRSQLIQATPDWPTLDQTISSILEEETRLANQSTAPQANDGRAALSSVNQVLSHGTSRNQQANATRFYYRRKPGMFCDHCKQPGHLKKSCFDLIGYPPGWQPKKINRFTSGGSNTRRPDRAHLTLSEGERPAVTAQALEEFKGKLMANTIEGPTHAHSGKGSEDKKKSWDWN, from the exons ATGGGAGAACCTAACAAGGAATCAGGTGTGGAGAAACTCGTTGAAAGCATGCAGAGGATGATGACTCAGCTGCTAGAGCAGGCACAAACGAAGACAATTAGTGGTTCTGATGTACTGAAGAATTTAGAACCAAATCCGGTCAGGTTGACCGGTCCGGGTGATTTCTTTAGCTGGTCCCGGAATGCTTTGTTGATCCTTGAGGCACATGGTCTGGAGAAATTTCTGAGAGAAGATGAGAAAAGGCCAGGAGAAGTCCCACAAGATCAATGGGACCAACAGCAGAAGCGAGTCATGGTGTGGTTGCTTGGTTCGATGGAGAAGACCGTGCGGGAACAAGTTGAAGGGCTTCAGTCTGCAGCTGAGGTGTGGGCAAGCATTGAGAAACAGTTTTCGGGGAAATCAAACAAGATGCAGGTCAGTAGGATTTTCCATGAACTCAGACATATCAAGCAAGAGCAGAAGACAGTAACTGAATATGCAGGAGAAATCAAGAAGCTGTATAGAGACCTCGAGTATTTTAGACCATTTAAAGCACATGATCCCAGGGATGTTTCACTCCTTCGTGAGTGGTTTGAACCATTGTTGGTTCAGACTTTTCTTGATGGCCTGAACTCTGAGTTTAATCTCCGTTCCCAGCTCATACAAGCCACACCAGATTGGCCTACACTGGACCAGACCATTTCTAGTATACTTGAGGAGGAAACAAGGTTGGCAAATCAGAGCACAGCTCCACAAGCGAATGATGGCAGAGCTGCGCTATCTTCAGTTAACCAAGTTCTGTCTCATGGTACTTCAAGAAATCAACAAGCAAATGCTACTAGATTCTACTACAGGAGAAAGCCTGGGATGTTCTGTGACCACTGTAAACAACCAGGCCATTTGAAGAAGAGTTGTTTTGATCTAATTGGTTACCCTCCTGGGTGGCAACCAAAAAAAATTAATAGATTCACTAGCGGTGGTAGTAATACAAGAAGGCCTGATCGAGCTCATCTTACATTATCCGAGGGAGAACGTCCAGCTGTAACagcacaagcacttgaagaatttAAGGGCAAACTTATGGCGAATACTATAGAAGGTCCTACTCATGCTCATTCTGGGAAAG GATCTGAAGACAAGAAGAAATCTTGGGACTGGAATTGA